In a genomic window of Armatimonadota bacterium:
- a CDS encoding GNAT family N-acetyltransferase, which yields MKPIRYDDYYWRTELVTLRAVEEGDWELGYYNRFDTPARRLLQHEVELPPTEAEARAFSERFAAFAPEDGRIMFTLLNNDGEVIGGVNLNSIDEKNGTFSIGMQIDRDHRGKGYGTSAMGLLLRYAFFERRLNKYYGHVLEGNIASARMLEKLGCRQEGRRTQMVYTDGRYFDEILYGLTRDEFEANEAAVGGDNG from the coding sequence ATGAAACCGATTCGGTATGACGATTACTACTGGCGAACCGAGCTGGTGACCCTTCGCGCTGTCGAAGAGGGCGATTGGGAGCTCGGATACTACAACCGGTTCGATACGCCCGCGCGCCGTCTCCTCCAGCATGAGGTGGAACTGCCGCCGACAGAAGCGGAAGCCAGGGCATTCTCCGAGCGCTTCGCCGCTTTCGCGCCCGAGGATGGCCGCATCATGTTCACACTCCTGAACAACGACGGCGAAGTAATCGGGGGCGTCAACCTCAACAGCATAGACGAGAAGAACGGCACGTTCAGCATAGGGATGCAGATCGACCGGGATCACCGGGGCAAGGGTTACGGTACATCGGCGATGGGGCTACTGCTCAGGTACGCCTTCTTCGAGCGGAGGCTGAACAAGTACTACGGACACGTCCTGGAGGGAAACATCGCATCGGCCAGGATGCTGGAGAAGCTCGGCTGCCGACAGGAGGGCAGACGCACGCAGATGGTCTATACTGATGGGCGGTACTTCGATGAGATCCTGTACGGCCTGACGAGGGATGAGTTCGAAGCTAATGAAGCGGCCGTCGGAGGCGACAACGGATGA
- a CDS encoding GNAT family N-acetyltransferase yields MIELRRIRTDEWEVFKSLRLAALEQDGEQFGQSCAEVSLLSDEKWQEYTARAAESDEFYVILAFDQTRPVGMSACIRPDDFGKIIMVWVDPQYRGSGIGRLLVEKTMAEAGAPSYRLTVVEGNTPAIRTYERLGFTPTGFAYRNSKGLREMEMVL; encoded by the coding sequence ATGATCGAACTCAGACGGATACGAACCGACGAGTGGGAGGTGTTCAAGTCGCTTCGCCTGGCAGCGTTGGAGCAGGACGGGGAGCAGTTCGGCCAGTCGTGTGCGGAAGTCAGCCTGCTCAGTGACGAGAAGTGGCAGGAATACACCGCCAGGGCCGCCGAGTCGGACGAGTTCTACGTGATACTCGCCTTCGATCAGACGAGACCGGTGGGCATGTCCGCATGTATCCGGCCTGACGACTTCGGGAAGATCATCATGGTGTGGGTCGATCCGCAATACCGAGGGAGCGGCATCGGCCGGCTTCTCGTGGAGAAGACCATGGCGGAGGCGGGCGCCCCGAGTTACAGGCTAACCGTCGTTGAAGGGAACACCCCGGCGATCAGGACGTATGAGCGGCTCGGCTTCACCCCGACGGGTTTTGCCTACAGAAACAGCAAGGGCCTCAGAGAAATGGAGATGGTTCTATGA
- a CDS encoding 3-isopropylmalate dehydrogenase, which translates to MFDHCDHPLVSSQGDHRPRRFTLKTYKIAVIGGDGTGPEVVREGLKVLAAASKATGFQYETTDYDWGGDRYLKTGNVLPDDAADQMRQYDAIYLGAIGHPDVKPGILEKGILLKLRFDLDQYINLRPVKLYPGVETPLRDKGPAEIDYVVVRENTEGLYTGAGGVLKKGTPDEVAVQESINTRKGVERCLRYAFEYCRKRNRKKMLTLCGKTNVLTWAFDLWERAFYEVAKDYPDIKTDYAHVDATTMWMVKNPEWFDVIVTDNMFGDIITDLGAMTQGGMGIAAGGNINPEGVSMFEPIGGSAPKYTGMNVINPMAAIGALQMMLETLGEQKAADIVDKAIAKMTGEKMKSMSAGKMGYSTTEVGDMVAQFVMEMA; encoded by the coding sequence ATGTTCGACCATTGCGATCATCCACTCGTATCGTCGCAGGGTGACCATAGACCGAGGAGGTTCACATTGAAGACTTACAAGATAGCCGTTATCGGCGGCGACGGCACCGGACCAGAGGTAGTCCGCGAAGGACTGAAGGTACTGGCGGCGGCATCGAAGGCCACCGGATTCCAGTATGAGACGACGGACTACGACTGGGGCGGCGATCGATATCTCAAGACAGGCAACGTCCTGCCTGACGACGCGGCGGATCAGATGCGCCAGTATGACGCGATCTACCTTGGCGCGATCGGACATCCCGACGTGAAGCCGGGCATCCTGGAGAAGGGCATTCTCCTGAAGCTGAGATTCGATCTCGATCAGTATATCAACCTCCGCCCCGTAAAGCTCTACCCGGGCGTCGAGACCCCGCTCAGGGACAAGGGTCCGGCGGAGATCGACTACGTGGTCGTCCGCGAGAACACCGAGGGGCTCTACACCGGCGCGGGCGGCGTCCTCAAGAAGGGCACGCCGGACGAGGTCGCGGTCCAGGAGTCGATCAACACCCGCAAGGGCGTCGAGCGCTGCCTTCGATACGCGTTCGAGTACTGCCGGAAGCGGAATCGGAAGAAGATGCTCACCCTCTGCGGCAAGACGAACGTCCTCACCTGGGCGTTCGACCTGTGGGAGCGCGCGTTCTACGAGGTCGCGAAGGACTACCCCGACATCAAGACCGACTACGCGCACGTGGACGCTACCACGATGTGGATGGTCAAGAACCCGGAGTGGTTCGACGTCATCGTGACGGACAACATGTTCGGCGACATCATTACCGACCTGGGCGCGATGACTCAGGGCGGCATGGGGATCGCGGCGGGCGGAAACATCAACCCCGAGGGCGTCTCGATGTTCGAGCCGATCGGCGGGTCCGCGCCGAAGTACACGGGCATGAACGTGATCAACCCGATGGCGGCGATCGGCGCGCTCCAGATGATGCTGGAGACGCTCGGCGAGCAGAAGGCCGCCGACATCGTCGACAAGGCGATCGCGAAGATGACCGGCGAGAAGATGAAGTCAATGTCCGCCGGCAAAATGGGCTACTCGACCACCGAGGTCGGCGACATGGTCGCCCAGTTCGTGATGGAGATGGCGTAG